TAACCATGTACGTGAAATGAGATAATGAGGTGCTTACCTTATAGAGAACAACCTGTCCATCCTGAGGGTTTCCAACTGTCATGAAAGTTTCCTGCTTCTCCTCGTAGATCTCGTCGTTACCTGGAGCGAGGTCTGCCAGAGACACGAACAAGCAAACCGAGACGATTACTAACATTAAAAGATCAGGAACTGTCTGACATTCAAATACCAATGGAACAGAAACTATTGCCAGTTTTTTAACAACCATTCACTGTTCAATTATGTCCGTTGATCCCAAAAACACCAACTATAACTCTAAAAATAACAATGTCAGAATCAACACTGATGGAGGTGAATGATCTGTAAACAGTGGCACCATGCAAGCGCTTAAACTCCACATTTGACCTTCATACCTAGGATTCCCATGTCATATTTGCCCTCCTTCTTATCCTTCTCGATCAGATAGTCAAAGTTGTCAGTGAAGTACTGGAAGAGATGGTTCTGCTTGTGGACCTCCAGGCCAAGGATGCGGTTTAAGAACTTTGTGATGCTGCAGTCTgggataaaaacacaacacagaacaGTTATTGCGGCTCGTTTTGTgttcacaaataaacaaataacagaGCTAAGGACTTATGCCTGCATGCATGTTGGGTACTCTACCTTTCTCAGTATTGATCCCAAAGCGTGGCTCCCTACAAAAGATTCCTACATCCATCATCCCAAGCTTCAtctctgaaaaaagaaaaaaagcagtagttttaatgatcaataacagtaaACGTGCTGGTTAAGTTGTTACCACTAAACCAAAGCTCTAACAAACCTCTGAAGAACATGGCTTCACCCCCAGGGTATCCTTTGGGAGGGGGGACCTTGTTCTCTATATGGCCAAGGATTGCTTTGGTGATTTTATCTAGAGCCTTGGTGCCATACTGCAAGAAAAAGGGGCATGCAATCAGTAAAGACACATTATCTGAGAAGAATCATTCAGGAATTTAGCAACACATTAACAACTAAATCCTCTTTTAAgcttaaaaagttaaaaataatcaTGTGTTCACACTCAAAAAAGTCAGTAAGTCAGTTCCATTTGCTTACCTTGTTCTCAAAGTTGTACTTGCTCAGGTCTCTGGATTCTGTGGCTCTTCTGTCTCCGTGGGTTAATGCACCCTGCAAAGTGGATTAGCACAAGTGGTATTATTACAATGAGCAGTATTAGGTTTACAGCTCTTCAGAGCTTCGTCAcattaatacagatggacaaaGGGACGTCAGATAAATCTGTGTTTGCCGTTACATCAGAACACAACCTGACTTCACTGCtcaggatgagaggatgagcATTGCCTACATGAAGGGATAACGTGCAGCCGTTATAGGATTACTGGAACATTACAATGGCTAAGAGCGTGGACTTGATGCCCTCTCATTCATAAATCCTGCTCTTTTAATTACAGCATTTAGCATCATGTGATAGTAGTTTCACTTTGAACAAGGTCACATTTTTACTGCAGGTACAATCACTCTGCATCAAACAGCAGCATGGTGATTGGATGAAGAAACATAATTCAAACacaagttttattttcatttttatgacAGGTATAATTAAAAGCCCAGCCTGCgttttattgtctttaataCTTGTAAGTTGAACTGGAAAGGGAGAGGTGAAGGAACATTTCAAGAAGAAGCAACATCAACAGCAGATCAGCAAGCTGCTGCCTCTGCCTACTCAGAAAACAGTTTTGAgataccaaaacaaaaagatgtctTAGCCAAATATGACTTCAGTGCTGATCTGCAGTCAGCCCGTTTGTAGGGATTGATGGCAATTTgagttgaagtgtgtgtgtgtgtgtgtgtgtgtgtgtgtgtgtgtgtgtgtgtgtgtgtgtgtgtgtgtgcgcatgtgcgtgcgcgtgtgcgtgtgtgtgtgtgtgttgtgtatcgGGCTCAGGCATGCAGGCGAGATGTGACCTATGCCTGATGCCGATTTACCGAACGAGGCTGGCAACCGCATGAACGACTTTCTGGAACCCGTCTTGCTGTTTTCCCAAAAGAAGTGTCATGCTGTGTCACTATGGAAATAAATAACTGCTTGCGCTGAAATGCATTGATAATTATGGAAAAAATAACCCCTAGAGTTATAAATTATTCAGACAAACATCTTTGCCTTTTCTGCTTATTCGGTTTTCCGTTATTGAGCCGGAGAAGGGGAAGACCCAGAATCCCTTGAGGTTTGTGGAGAAGAAGTTGATTCAAGTGAACCGCCAATGAAAGAGACTCCACGGAGGAGCTTTGAGGCTCGGGAATACCCCGAGACACAGGAAGGACAAGGAGTGAGTGTGCGAAGGCAAAGTTTTGGCAACCTGTTACTATCGATAAACACTTATTCTCTCCACTTACGAAAGAAAACCTCTTATCTAACTCCAAAGACAGCAGGAGGAAAATGATTACTTTCGCATTAGATCTGTTTCACTCAGTTCACAGGAAAatcacacatacacccacacattCACATCTATAAAAGTTATAATATTTACCAGACTCTCTAGTCTCTTTGCCACAATGGAGGCAAAACGTCTCTCCCCGGCCAACTCTGAAATGAGGAAGATGTACTCTGGAGCCGTCACCTGATTGGACCGATGGGTACGACCTGCAGAAACAAgacacaaacaattaaaacacattatttatagaaaaagaaaagtaagagGGATGAGCCCCGAGTGTGAAATCTATAACTTTTTCAACAACAAAGATGGATAAGCACCAAGTGTCATGATTATCATGTTGTTGTCCCACAGAAATCAAGCAACATTAATtcaactaaattaaaaatatcCTTGACAAACAAGGTATTTATTTACTCAGGACAAAACATGTAAGGCAACTTATCCCTATGTCACTCTGAGTGCAACGTCTCTGGTTTCAATAGACAGAATCAAAATccagacagacaaaaaacaagttACGGATTTGAAGACAAATCGGTTCTTATAAGGAAGAGAAGAGTAAGAGGGGGATATTTACGATGACATAAGAAGTTTTGCAACATCAAATGAAACCTGATCTTAAATCGACCGTTTGACACCTTGTTTCAGACCCTGAACGGTTACTTAATcactgacaacaacaaaaaactggaGGTTGAAAAGAATTCCTTAGAACCTCTAggaggaaataaatataaccGTCACAAcgtgcgcgcgcgtgcgtgggtgtgtgtgtgtgtgtgtgagaacagcATTTCTTTTTGTAACAGATGCTGAGACAGAAACAGTGAACTAACCCTTAACCatgtagaaaaacagaaagaaaaccacACATTATGACGAGTGTTTCAGAGAGACACGACAACATTTGTCCCAATTTGGTAATCCTTGTTCTACAcatgagagggagagataaaAGCAGGCAGGGCTGCATGGAGAGACCCTGTCCTGAACTTGAGGGAGGAACCCCTCtacacatttctcttttaaCGTTCCTGATAGCCTTTGACCCTGAACCGGCTGCTTGTTTCAGGCTTATACACAACCCACCTTTTAACAAGttacatcaaaaagtgcagCCGCAAACAACTTGCAGCTCATTGATAAAAAAGGTAGTATGAACGCTCAAAAATATTGACGCAAAAGGTGCAGGATATCTTAATAATTCCTATTCTGACATAGCATATTTTCATTGGTaaaagtttcacattttaatacactttagTAACTTTCATTTATTCCTGTTGAAGTTTTCCAGATTGAACTAGACActattgaaaaaataaaactatagtaaaatgaaaatactaagTCATATTTACCAAGCAGCCAACACCAGAAACATATTTATGCTAGCTCAACATTCAGACCACAAAAAGGAGCCCAGTTAGTTTCAGTGGGAAAGaaggaatgtgtttttattgttgggCATGTTCtccttttcactttttaaaaagactcATTGTTAGATTTCCTGACTCACCAAATTGCTGAATAGCCCTGTCTGCACTCCAAGGCAGCTCTAAGGTCATGTGGACCCTGCGCCTCTGGTTCTTCACTCTCTTGTCTGCCTGCAGGGAAATCCCAGAGCTGGCCGCCTCAGAGATGATGGCCACGTACTGAGGGGAAAAGTTAGGATAGCTGGTGAAAATCTTATTCCGCAATGTCTATAAAGCAGTACATTTCTTTAAGCTACAGACTGTTTGCCGCTAAGTCATTACATTTCACATATTTCTCCTTGATAGGGGTATCTCACCTTCTCTGCACTCATGAAGCGATCCTTCTCCTTGATGTTGATGTGGTCGATGGTCAGACCCTGCTCCGCCCGAGACTCGTAGTTGACGGTGCCATCAGGACGCCGCACCACACGACCCTTACGACCAGTCATCTGCGGAAAAAAGATTCATCACATTGTCaagtaatttaataaaatatctaaGTTGTGAGAGTGACATTTAGGCACATTTGAAACCCAAAGCGGGGTAGTTTATCGCTCATTGCTTTGGCTCATACCTCTGAGACTTTATCTGGTCCTCCAAACTTATCAATGAGCTCGTCCAAGGTATTGAGAGGTAGTTCTTTTCCCAGCATGGAGATTTTGTTGAGGAGGCCCTGCTTCATCTCCTCTATCCTGGCTGTGAACAGGAAGCAAAGAGGATATTAGCCATATCACTGATGTCAAAATGACCTTTTTGGGAAGCTTTGAATCTCTGTTGCCATATTTAATGACGCCAACGACCTTAAATAGATTTCCGTTATCGTGGTTATACAGTATAAATGTCATTCATGGTTTTACTAAGTTACTACACTATGAACAAAGGTGCATTCCTCCCTCTGTGTGCCGCTAGGAGGACAGCAAAACCTTTTTTGACTCAAGAGAGAAGGGCGATGTGAATGGGAAACAGTCTGTTGTGTACTCAGCAACGTTTTAGAGTTATTTGAGATCTTATGGTCACACTAGCTGGAATCTTATTCAACAAATACTATAATACTTCTGACATTACTGTAGCCTAACCTTTACGCAGAAATGTGCAGGGAAAAAGGTTTCTAACACAATGAACAGAGAAGCAAAAAGAAAGTAGATTTAGAGCCTGAAGGGAAGAACTACTTGACACCAAATAGTCAAGAGTAAAAAAACGACAGGCTATAGACTGTAGTTTCTCTGTCTAgacatgcatgtgtttgatCGACACTGGACACACCTACTTAGGCTatcttcaaaagaaaaaaggacatctCCCTACCTGTCTGGTGGCTAGTGTGGTTAACaaaaatgacatcatcattGTCTAGCAGCGAGTCTGGTGAGGAGTTGGAGTCCGTGTCCATGCCGTCGGAGTCACTGCTGCTGTCGTCGCTGATGTTGATCACACCCCCGCTGTCCACGGTGTGCTTGGGTACCTTGGCCTGGCGACCCCTTGGCTTCCCTGATTGGACGATACATCATGTTATTGAATGATAAAAATTTGTATTACAGcttaaaacatttcaactttttGTGTTAGCACTCAACGAGAGGCCGAGAAATAACAGCATAATGCAGGAAAATGCAGGGCGAATGCCTGACATGTCAGCTGAGTTCTGGCTACAAATTCACATGggtgaaaaacatatttttctcatCCCGTGTAGAGTTCACATGCTGGCACTTACGTTTTCTCTTAGTGCCCTGggctttctctctcctctgtttctctgacgggaaatgttttgttacaAGCGACTGGAATACTCCCCTAAAGTAaaggggaagagagaaaaacatttaatctgACAGCAAAGCGGACGACATTGGATAGTTGTGACAGTTTGACACTGCATACATTCCTGATCCGTCCTCATTATACTGTCAGTTGTTGACAGGGTGACGAACATGTTGTGTGTGATCTAATACACTCAAACCTTCAGGCATGTCTGCTTTAACAAGTTTGCAGCGCTCATCACATGTACCCATTTGTTATTCTTGAATGACATTGTTCGATAATTAAATAGCTGCTGATTTTTCCAGAGACTGTTTGGTTTAATTGAGGATGAATGGCGAGGACTTTAACTGCCTTTTACTATTTTTTCTATAATGGAATTTATGTAACATAGACGACCTGAGCAGTCACGAAaggcaacatttttaaaaccaaaagccTAAAACTGAATACTtcttatataaaatgtatgtactGAGGGTGTATTTGCCTCAATAGTGGCTCTAGAACCCCCCAGTTTGCTATCTCTTCCAAAAAGACAAGGGTAGGTGTACAGAGAGTGCAGCCACCcagttaaaaaatgttgtctttttagcGAAAACTCTTTCAAATAACTTTATTAATATAGACACAAACAAACGCACAGAAAAAGCATTCATTTTCACTCACTCTGCGGCAGAGACGAATCTGTCGAGGTGCCCGTCATTCTCATCCAGGACTTCTCTGGTGCGAGATTCTCCGGTCGACTGCAGCCCGATAACGATGCACTGTGGATGAGGtgacacaaatacacatcaaTAAACGGGTCTACTGTGACACATCAAGTATTTCAGACTCATTCCTGGCATAATGAAGGGATATATTTTATCATGCTTAAATGCATTCGACTCAGCATGTGTACAAGGAAGtgtaaaatatgataaaaaatgcatcaaaacAACACTTATTTACTAGAAAGAAATGCAGTTCTCCCTTCTTTAGCAAAATTTACAGACATTTATTTCCCGCTTGGACTTTCCTTTGGATTGATTAGAGTCCTCTAGATTATATATACTACTGTATATGACTCAGTGTGCGACAGTGTGTTGTGCTGACCTTTCCGGCTTGCAGCTCTTTTTTGGCCAGCTCCACCAGGCAGCGCACTTTGGCTGCGATACAGAGGTATTTGAAGAAGCGCTGGTGAGACGCCCAGAACTGCCCCCACAGTGACTTCCGGCTGACCAGGCCCAGCTCATCCGCTGCACGCATGAACACCTGCAGCGCCTCTGCCCACTGCACACAGATTACAGATGTGAGCCGTCACAGTAGTTAGTGTTTCATCCCATCGAAAATACCACATATATGGAAAAGACGCAGGCATGATGCTCACCAGTCGGGCGGCTTTGTTATAGACCAGTTTGAAGTCACTGTCCAGTCCGATCTCTTCAATGCGGAAAGACACCCCTGAGAAGCTCAGCTGCCTGGCAATGTACATCCCGCTCACTTTCATGTCCATGGCAACGATCTCCATGGCACCGACACCTCTGTTTACAAACAGCATATAAAGGATTCAACACATCACAATCACGGATCAACCGGCTATAACCACAAACCGATTGCAAGTTATCTTTCAGTTGGCACAGCAATTTGAAGATATACGTCAACATGATTGAAAGGCTCGCAGGACACATAAAACTTTCTGCAACATGTCACCCTACAAACCTTTTCTCGATGGCATGCAGGAAGTCTTCAAATGCTCTGAAGGGCGTGCCCTCACCCCAGATTCCCAGGCGGCTCATATAGATCATGTTCTTTGGCTCAGAGGCACCTGGGgcagagataaaaaaaagaaagatgtattCTTAAATCCGTGCGCACATTGCATTACACATGAATGTAggattgtgtgtttatgtttgcgTCTGCCTACCTGTGGCACTGGCATACACCACTCTGGCCCGGGGCAGCTTGTTTTGCAGGTCAAGCACCGCCTTGCCCATCTTTGTAGATGTGGCATTCTTGGCTTTGTGGCATTCATCAAAAATGATCTGTAATGGGGAAAGGTCAAGGGCATAACAACAAAGATGTAGAATATAATGTTGTGTTTGAGATAGTACATTTCCCTCGATGTGGTTCTactaaaggatttctgattctgaaaactGTCAGATGTGAGGTCGTTCAAATGAAAGGATACAACTCCGTCAAAGTCTGGCTTGCACCAGTCCAGGATCTGTTTGATTCTCGTCCGGTGCTGCCCTCCAGCCTGGCTCTCTCCGATCAACGCAGAGTAAGTTGCGAACAGGACTCCTTCTGAGGTAGCTGTGTCTCCATACTTAATCTAAAATACCAAATCAAACAGTCAAAAGAGGAGAGTATTTGTGAGATACAGAGCTAATTCCCCATGTTTCCAAATAAGGCTTGTTTCATTTGCTTGGATGCACGCATAACTCAAACAGTTGCCAAAAACAGATTCTCTTAACTCATCACACTCACCTTGTTTAAGGCATGCACAGGAATAGTTGATGCATTTATGTCTTTGAGATCTCTCTCTGCATCAAATTTCAGGTCATTGGATATGCTGAACCTGAGGGCAGGAGCAGCAAAGTCATTAATTCAGTTGCGTTCTGCAGAAAAACTAGCCCCATCATGCTCCATTTATCCACTCTGGGGTCAACCAGAGTTGTGATTTTCTCTTACCATAGTGCTTTCTTCCTTCCCTTAAGGTTGTTCTCCAGGATGATTCCTGCCACAGTACGTCCCTTTCCAACCCCAGCCCCATCTCCAATCAGGAAGCCCGCCCTCTGGTTGTTCTGCAGGATAACTTCATGTTGCTGAGGGTGCACAAAGagcaaatatataaacaaagaTGCATAATAAAATGTTAGCCATCACAGTTAAAGAATTAATGATTGCTtcatgtaaagtgtgtgtgtgtgtgtgtgtgtgtgtgtgtgtgtgtgtgtgtgtgtgtgtgtgtgtgtgtgtgtgtgtgtgtgtgtgtgtgtgtgtgtgtgtgtgtgtgtgtgtttgtgtgtgtgttgtgtgtgtgtgtgtgtgttgtgtaccTGGCAGGCGTATACAATAGCCTCTAGCTGCAGAGCGGACAGCAGGCCTCCGCTGATAGTTGGCTCAGGGATAGACAGAGTGTATGTGACGTCAGGAGGAGGGACACTGGATAGTGTGCTGGTCTCCACCACTATGTCAGGATGAGAAATTCCAATAGTGgctaaaaaaaggggaaaaggaaaacagtaaTTTTAATAGAGGAACATTTTACAAACATGAATGATATACCCATCATGTGAAAAGTGTCCTgctttttaaaggggccctattctgctaattgtcaggttcatatttgtattttgtgcctcttctatgacatgtttacatgatttaatgttcaaaaaggtctttatttttctcatactgcctgtgctgcagcacccctcactctctgtctgaaaccagagcccagtctgctctgattggttagctggtcggctctgttcTAATTGTTCAATTGCTTAGAAACGTGTCGGAAACGCACTGCCCCTAGCAAATTATttcaatatgttggagcgctagccaattgaaGCAAGAGCAtaacagtgatgtcactatgctactgaagtaaacaaaggaatccaatggagaaGTTTCAGGCAGTTTTTTTGAAGAGAAACTCGCCCTGGAGGGTATTTTAGGCttttagcagaccatttacataaacaaaacctatataacacaaaACAGGAAAGGCAAAAAACAAGCATAATGGGGCCTCTTTAAGCAGAAAACTGTAGATAAATCAAAAAGTAACTTGATGTTGACATTCAGTCAAATTGCCTACATTTGGAGGGTCTGTACTCAGCATATGTGTCTACATGTCCCAGTTCATcagtctcctcttcctcagcatcctcttcctcctctggggGCGGCTGTGTTCTCGGAGGCTgggcaaacaaatcaaaaacgTTAATTTGTACTTCACCTGAATTAGAATGCTTCTCGTTGCAGCGAGTTAGGAAAGACAGTAGCTGAAAGTCAGAGGCAGGTGAGCAGTTAGTAGAGAGGTTAGCACAGCACATCCAAAACCCCTTTTCAGGGAATAGTTACCAGGgcaacaataaataacagatAAAGGTGAAAGGTGCAGAATGAATGAGAGCTTTGAAACATGTTTGTAGATGCAGATAAAAGAAAATTTCACATTCAGGCAACATCCAGTACTGTTATCTGAGCAGCTGGAAATGCAAAAGGGTCCCATTTTGACAGGTCAATATTACactgtctctttttcttgtcACATAAACTATTCAAAAAGACAATGCAGTATAtccactctctgtgtgtgtttgcagaatgTCCAAACTATGCAATATGAGACAATGCTTTCATTATCTGTGGTAATACAGAGAATGCACAACATAACTCTTAACATGCTAGTAGCTTCATATTCTGTCAAAATGTGACCCTCTAGAGTACAGGCTTTATATGTTGCTATAAAAAACAATCTAAGCCTTAAACCCATTAGACATATAGCAAACACATGATCTGTGCATCACTGCCATTCAGTCAGTGAGCTGTGTTTAATTTTAACATCAGATTAGAGGGGTTGGTGCGGCTACCTGGAAAGGTGGGGTGCTGATAATAGCATTTATATCATCCAAACTGGCCAAGCCATGAAACCTGCTGGTGCCATTCTGCTGTCAACAAAACATGAATTgaagaaacacaaatgaaaacgGTGCACAATGCATGAGAAAAGaccaacacagaaacatgaataaTCCTTGGATAtggagtgtgtgtatatatgtgggTGCTTCATCTATGTCTGATGGAACAGCACTCGAGAAAATGCAATTTGTTGTCAGGCGGTGAAAAGccaacgacaacaacaacaaaaggcaGATAAAGCCGTGTGTGTCTGGGAAACATAATGGATGAAATGAGGGCAGAATGAAAAGGACAAACATAAAAGGCTTTCAATAGGCAGGAGGAATGAATGAGCTCTGATTCATATCAAAAAGATATCCATGAACCCTCTGACTCAAAGAGGGCTCAGCAGCAACCAAGCAGGGGTAGAGGAATAACACTCAACTAAGTCGCGTCCCTCAAAGCACGGACTCTAAGATTGTGATATACTACacttcatgttgtttttttctgagggACAATCAATCAAGCACAAAGATGGCTATCATTTCAAAACTCAGTCAAGTCTCAAAATCTATTTGTTTAAGAAAGTGTTTAAAAAGGTCTGTTTAGTGTTTATGTGCAAATAAAGAAGTAGTCAGTCAGATGGAGCCAATGGGATATGTTTtttcattgtaaaaataatggTCAAACTGATTTATATGTGCAAGTTAAAGAACATCCGGACTTGAGTGTGTGCACTAACTGAGCAAAATAATACCTATTTACAGTCTGGTGGCCTAATTCCCAAGGCTCAGTTTTGTCTATTGATCTGTTTGAGCgttcaaaatgttattaaagcactaataataatattttacaaCTGCTGTGCAAGGTTGTAAGATACTATTGTTCTTGCGGGGACCAGAGTTAGGCTTTGTGTCTAACTTCTTCTGTGAGGAAGGCCAAATTGAagtgatattaataataatggtGAATTTATTTTGTAGTGTTGTGTGTGGTCTAATGGCTAAATAGGTTATTTCAGGATGCAGAGCATTAGCCATGGTTAAAACATACATTAACTGATCGCAGCAATTAATTAGGAGATAATTGATACAAATTGGCTCAAATCCATTAGGCAACTAATGTCGAGAACAAGCAGAACATTTCTTGTTCAACGACGGCACCACCTGACTCTGCTGCACCGCGtgatatcaaatcaaatatgaATTAAAGCAAACTGTTTCTCTGAAAGGATTGCACTGATGCCTTGGTGTTGTGACGTAAC
This DNA window, taken from Eleginops maclovinus isolate JMC-PN-2008 ecotype Puerto Natales chromosome 9, JC_Emac_rtc_rv5, whole genome shotgun sequence, encodes the following:
- the sbno2b gene encoding si:ch73-63e15.2 isoform X1; amino-acid sequence: MPTLPSALAMDGENYLHPEGPQLDSSLFSVASPNIESSIYPSSGSWGSYSQQPGYNIHCPMQSGNQQYHLNSSTTTTTTPDVHMDMYSGFPDVDFSGLNLPRNGDFPQDLSCIDDLSTNSLFSSPADSLSEYADAQPFISPDNLNTVPTLWDVNTSTTTTPAQSQLEQNGTSRFHGLASLDDINAIISTPPFQPPRTQPPPEEEEDAEEEETDELGHVDTYAEYRPSKSTIGISHPDIVVETSTLSSVPPPDVTYTLSIPEPTISGGLLSALQLEAIVYACQQHEVILQNNQRAGFLIGDGAGVGKGRTVAGIILENNLKGRKKALWFSISNDLKFDAERDLKDINASTIPVHALNKIKYGDTATSEGVLFATYSALIGESQAGGQHRTRIKQILDWCKPDFDGVIIFDECHKAKNATSTKMGKAVLDLQNKLPRARVVYASATGASEPKNMIYMSRLGIWGEGTPFRAFEDFLHAIEKRGVGAMEIVAMDMKVSGMYIARQLSFSGVSFRIEEIGLDSDFKLVYNKAARLWAEALQVFMRAADELGLVSRKSLWGQFWASHQRFFKYLCIAAKVRCLVELAKKELQAGKCIVIGLQSTGESRTREVLDENDGHLDRFVSAAEGVFQSLVTKHFPSEKQRREKAQGTKRKRKPRGRQAKVPKHTVDSGGVINISDDSSSDSDGMDTDSNSSPDSLLDNDDVIFVNHTSHQTARIEEMKQGLLNKISMLGKELPLNTLDELIDKFGGPDKVSEMTGRKGRVVRRPDGTVNYESRAEQGLTIDHINIKEKDRFMSAEKYVAIISEAASSGISLQADKRVKNQRRRVHMTLELPWSADRAIQQFGRTHRSNQVTAPEYIFLISELAGERRFASIVAKRLESLGALTHGDRRATESRDLSKYNFENKYGTKALDKITKAILGHIENKVPPPKGYPGGEAMFFREMKLGMMDVGIFCREPRFGINTEKDCSITKFLNRILGLEVHKQNHLFQYFTDNFDYLIEKDKKEGKYDMGILDLAPGNDEIYEEKQETFMTVGNPQDGQVVLYKISVDRGMPWDEAFNRSLKLSGPDEGFYLSLKLRGNHPCVLLAEQGRGKNLIVYKPNIGKQTHPESLENLQQRYRKVTPEEARDSWENQFTFSFKKCSHANWNGKCKKIEEGHECLQGMRLRQYHMLCGALLRVWKRVSDVVSDITSSSILQIVRLKTKQHNKQVGIKIPENCVARVREELLQMDDEVKRRRKERVREQQAVEQQAVEQQAVEQRLAQDRVCKMQQDNKHLLANLFSHKPMLNQSLTQTLAQSQLLKQKLNENAQRRQIMSGSQQQRLQAQAKSASQQPSKNVPLLSLQRNPSQIQQRTHNSWPNTSTNLASNTASIRSNFSQFYTQSIQSFNQMKNASLQQTLSPSLSSKNPLEDILDLTVGSPSPSPDTTDGGLNLESLAGHAAAFADDFNLESLISQTASNAQQQAAQIQQPLLMQRQQQQRSQNLLPSNHQDLLDLFDLPLSPQMPTQKASPSSSTSSCSSSASSTSNNLVPHVSTGLPPASSLLPTSSPSSLFSSPSSSLFSNSSPRFSANYLLPHSDSLSLPNGHPGTLDVREALNSMLQDGSDRKSVIKYRPQE
- the sbno2b gene encoding si:ch73-63e15.2 isoform X4, with amino-acid sequence MSLMQLWTKLYSQLGRPLPKDLSCIDDLSTNSLFSSPADSLSEYADAQPFISPDNLNTVPTLWDVNTSTTTTPAQSQLEQNGTSRFHGLASLDDINAIISTPPFQPPRTQPPPEEEEDAEEEETDELGHVDTYAEYRPSKSTIGISHPDIVVETSTLSSVPPPDVTYTLSIPEPTISGGLLSALQLEAIVYACQQHEVILQNNQRAGFLIGDGAGVGKGRTVAGIILENNLKGRKKALWFSISNDLKFDAERDLKDINASTIPVHALNKIKYGDTATSEGVLFATYSALIGESQAGGQHRTRIKQILDWCKPDFDGVIIFDECHKAKNATSTKMGKAVLDLQNKLPRARVVYASATGASEPKNMIYMSRLGIWGEGTPFRAFEDFLHAIEKRGVGAMEIVAMDMKVSGMYIARQLSFSGVSFRIEEIGLDSDFKLVYNKAARLWAEALQVFMRAADELGLVSRKSLWGQFWASHQRFFKYLCIAAKVRCLVELAKKELQAGKCIVIGLQSTGESRTREVLDENDGHLDRFVSAAEGVFQSLVTKHFPSEKQRREKAQGTKRKRKPRGRQAKVPKHTVDSGGVINISDDSSSDSDGMDTDSNSSPDSLLDNDDVIFVNHTSHQTARIEEMKQGLLNKISMLGKELPLNTLDELIDKFGGPDKVSEMTGRKGRVVRRPDGTVNYESRAEQGLTIDHINIKEKDRFMSAEKYVAIISEAASSGISLQADKRVKNQRRRVHMTLELPWSADRAIQQFGRTHRSNQVTAPEYIFLISELAGERRFASIVAKRLESLGALTHGDRRATESRDLSKYNFENKYGTKALDKITKAILGHIENKVPPPKGYPGGEAMFFREMKLGMMDVGIFCREPRFGINTEKDCSITKFLNRILGLEVHKQNHLFQYFTDNFDYLIEKDKKEGKYDMGILDLAPGNDEIYEEKQETFMTVGNPQDGQVVLYKISVDRGMPWDEAFNRSLKLSGPDEGFYLSLKLRGNHPCVLLAEQGRGKNLIVYKPNIGKQTHPESLENLQQRYRKVTPEEARDSWENQFTFSFKKCSHANWNGKCKKIEEGHECLQGMRLRQYHMLCGALLRVWKRVSDVVSDITSSSILQIVRLKTKQHNKQVGIKIPENCVARVREELLQMDDEVKRRRKERVREQQAVEQQAVEQQAVEQRLAQDRVCKMQQDNKHLLANLFSHKPMLNQSLTQTLAQSQLLKQKLNENAQRRQIMSGSQQQRLQAQAKSASQQPSKNVPLLSLQRNPSQIQQRTHNSWPNTSTNLASNTASIRSNFSQFYTQSIQSFNQMKNASLQQTLSPSLSSKNPLEDILDLTVGSPSPSPDTTDGGLNLESLAGHAAAFADDFNLESLISQTASNAQQQAAQIQQPLLMQRQQQQRSQNLLPSNHQDLLDLFDLPLSPQMPTQKASPSSSTSSCSSSASSTSNNLVPHVSTGLPPASSLLPTSSPSSLFSSPSSSLFSNSSPRFSANYLLPHSDSLSLPNGHPGTLDVREALNSMLQDGSDRKSVIKYRPQE